A region of Flavobacterium album DNA encodes the following proteins:
- a CDS encoding DUF72 domain-containing protein — MAAKLYIGTSGWHYKHWKGTFYPAELKAKEHFDYYSRHFDTVEINNTFYRLPPKEVFTSWKEKVDKSFIYVVKASRFITHMKKLNDTLEGLTRFLENTALLGENLGPILFQLPPGWEINAGRLENFLKILPNHFRYVFEFRNATWYREEIYTLLEQYNCAFCIYELAGHLSPVMVTADFAYLRLHGPGGKYQGSYTDDALHKWAVQCREWLNAGIDTYVYFDNDEMGYAAFNALKLKELLGS; from the coding sequence ATGGCGGCAAAACTTTACATAGGGACATCCGGCTGGCATTATAAGCACTGGAAAGGCACTTTTTATCCAGCCGAACTTAAAGCGAAAGAACATTTTGATTATTACAGCCGGCATTTTGATACCGTTGAGATCAACAACACTTTTTACCGGCTTCCTCCAAAGGAAGTATTTACAAGCTGGAAGGAAAAAGTAGATAAAAGCTTCATTTATGTGGTTAAGGCGAGCCGGTTCATCACCCATATGAAGAAGCTGAATGATACCCTGGAAGGCCTGACACGCTTCCTGGAAAATACAGCGTTGCTCGGCGAAAATCTCGGGCCTATACTCTTTCAGCTGCCACCCGGCTGGGAAATCAATGCCGGACGCCTCGAAAACTTCCTGAAGATATTGCCTAATCATTTCCGGTATGTATTCGAATTCCGGAATGCTACGTGGTACCGGGAGGAAATTTACACCCTGTTGGAACAATACAATTGTGCCTTCTGCATTTATGAGCTGGCAGGGCACCTGTCACCCGTTATGGTCACAGCAGATTTTGCCTATCTGCGGCTGCACGGCCCCGGCGGCAAATACCAGGGAAGCTATACAGACGACGCGCTGCATAAATGGGCCGTACAATGCCGGGAGTGGCTTAATGCCGGGATAGATACCTACGTTTATTTTGACAATGACGAAATGGGCTATGCTGCTTTTAACGCATTGAAGCTAAAGGAATTATTAGGCAGTTAA
- a CDS encoding flavodoxin family protein, which yields MKAIILLATLKEKGLSNTAVLTEFALEYLTKENIECEVVRLAEHNISPGSYINVGTGDDFPAIYDKILAADILLFATPIWWNNHSSELQRVIERMDEVYDIIEEGKPSPLNGKLGGVIITGDSDGVEHITGNIANFFCCIGVTIPAYSSLGVIWEGHSKQKKTTRAALLKYYKKEYAQDAEAMAKQFAKMLTAQG from the coding sequence ATGAAAGCAATTATTTTACTGGCTACCCTGAAGGAAAAAGGCTTATCCAACACAGCGGTGCTGACAGAATTTGCATTGGAATACCTGACAAAAGAAAATATCGAATGTGAGGTGGTCCGGCTGGCAGAACATAACATTTCGCCGGGATCGTATATTAATGTGGGCACCGGTGATGACTTTCCGGCCATCTACGATAAAATACTGGCAGCTGATATTTTGCTCTTTGCCACGCCTATATGGTGGAACAATCATTCTTCGGAACTCCAAAGGGTTATTGAGCGGATGGACGAGGTGTACGACATTATCGAGGAAGGCAAGCCCTCTCCACTGAATGGCAAGCTGGGCGGCGTGATCATAACCGGCGATTCGGACGGGGTGGAACATATAACCGGGAACATTGCCAACTTTTTCTGCTGCATTGGCGTTACTATCCCTGCCTACAGCTCTTTGGGTGTGATATGGGAAGGACACAGCAAACAGAAGAAAACAACCCGTGCTGCGCTGCTGAAGTACTACAAAAAAGAATATGCGCAGGATGCTGAAGCCATGGCAAAGCAATTTGCGAAAATGCTTACTGCACAAGGATAA
- a CDS encoding zinc-dependent alcohol dehydrogenase, giving the protein MKAAVIHGPGTITCDNIDDPKLENQDDIILKVTSTAICGSDLHIYSGGIPQPRPMVLGHEFMGIIEEVGKGVTHLRPGDRVIVPFPIACGSCFFCNHELPGHCEHSNPENYGPEGGLVTEKGGALFGYTDLYGGYDGGQAQYVRVPYANFGPRVVPDNLTDEQVLFLTDIFPTGYTGVDWGEVKGGETVAIFGSGPVGIMAAKSAWLRGAKRVVIVDTLQYRLDKAMQTAGCETILWEDGAKDVVEQIRAMTEGRGADVCIDAVGFEPDRSFLDRAKATLNFEKGSVKVMEACMSAVRRGGIVSVLGVYPVNYDNFPIGQFFDKGIILKGGQAPAHKHIDKLLGYVNEGRVKLDDIITHRLPLTEISHAYDIFKKREDGCVKVVLDPWA; this is encoded by the coding sequence ATGAAAGCAGCAGTGATTCACGGTCCGGGCACGATAACGTGCGACAATATTGACGACCCGAAACTCGAAAACCAGGACGATATCATATTAAAAGTAACTTCAACGGCCATTTGCGGGTCCGACCTGCACATTTATTCCGGTGGTATCCCACAGCCCAGGCCAATGGTACTTGGCCATGAGTTTATGGGGATCATTGAAGAAGTGGGCAAAGGCGTTACCCACCTGAGGCCGGGCGACCGCGTTATTGTCCCCTTCCCTATTGCCTGCGGGTCGTGTTTCTTTTGCAACCACGAATTGCCGGGGCATTGTGAGCACAGCAACCCGGAAAATTACGGCCCCGAAGGCGGGCTTGTAACAGAGAAAGGCGGCGCACTGTTTGGCTATACCGACCTGTATGGCGGTTATGATGGCGGTCAGGCACAGTATGTACGCGTACCGTATGCCAACTTCGGCCCACGCGTAGTCCCTGACAACCTTACCGACGAACAGGTGCTTTTCCTTACCGACATTTTCCCTACCGGCTATACCGGTGTAGACTGGGGCGAAGTAAAGGGCGGCGAGACCGTAGCGATATTCGGTTCCGGCCCGGTAGGCATCATGGCTGCAAAAAGCGCATGGCTGCGTGGTGCGAAGCGTGTTGTTATAGTTGATACCCTGCAATACCGCCTTGATAAAGCAATGCAGACCGCAGGATGCGAAACCATATTGTGGGAAGACGGCGCGAAAGATGTGGTTGAACAGATACGTGCAATGACCGAAGGCCGTGGTGCTGATGTATGCATTGACGCAGTAGGTTTTGAACCCGACCGCAGTTTCCTTGACAGGGCAAAAGCAACCCTTAATTTTGAAAAAGGTTCGGTGAAAGTGATGGAGGCATGCATGAGCGCGGTTCGAAGGGGCGGCATCGTTTCGGTGCTGGGTGTTTACCCTGTCAATTATGATAACTTCCCTATAGGCCAGTTCTTTGATAAAGGCATCATCCTGAAAGGCGGGCAGGCGCCTGCGCACAAGCATATCGACAAGCTGCTGGGATACGTAAACGAAGGCCGCGTGAAGCTTGATGACATCATTACCCACAGGCTGCCGCTTACCGAAATATCGCACGCCTATGACATCTTTAAAAAACGTGAGGACGGCTGCGTAAAAGTGGTTCTGGATCCTTGGGCATAA
- the ligD gene encoding DNA ligase D: MRKSATISPEKGAPAKMPTNVKPMLATLVKEPFNEPGWSYEVKWDGYRALAYIKSGEAELLSRNNKSFTEKYYPIAAAMGKWDFDAVLDGELLVIKKNGKADFGALQNWRSEADGDLVYYAFDLLWYDGKDITGLPLSERQAILKDILPADDDRIRLSEVFTSGGLDFFAAAQKMGLEGIMAKKSDSLYTPDSRSKEWLKIKVNQRQEVVIGGFTNNEGSSKLFSSLLLGVYKNGKLDYVGKVGTGFTVKMQKEMMEAFRPFITKKSPFAYEPDINKPSRFRPDPPKAVATWLKPELVCEVSFTEVTSDGVFRHPSFEGMRTDKRASEVVLETAVETEDVTSATKNGDTALVKAPEAADKRTLLNPNEESQVKAINGHNLKFSNLSKVYWPEEGYTKRDMLNYYYQAAEFILPYLKDRPLTLYRFPNGIHGKSFYQKDVKGKAPEWAKTFPYTTSDGEDKEFLVGSDEYTLLWMASLGCIEMNPWFSRVQHPDHPDYCVIDLDPADSTTFEQVVQAALEVKKVLDEIGVPGFPKTSGSTGIHIYIPLGAKYTYDESQLFGRVVVSIVQKRLSSFTSIERQIKNREGKMYLDFLQNRPNATISCPYSLRPKPGATVSMPLHWEEVKPGLSMKDFTIKNAIARARGEGDLFKGTFGKGIDMKKALSKAQGLLEA; encoded by the coding sequence ATGAGAAAGTCAGCTACGATATCCCCTGAAAAAGGCGCTCCTGCAAAAATGCCCACCAATGTAAAGCCCATGCTGGCTACGTTGGTGAAGGAGCCGTTTAACGAACCGGGATGGAGCTATGAGGTAAAATGGGACGGGTACAGGGCGCTGGCTTATATCAAAAGCGGGGAAGCAGAACTATTGTCGCGAAATAATAAATCGTTTACCGAAAAATACTATCCTATCGCCGCAGCCATGGGAAAATGGGATTTTGATGCGGTGCTGGACGGTGAGCTGCTTGTCATCAAAAAAAACGGGAAAGCCGATTTTGGTGCGTTACAAAACTGGCGCAGTGAAGCGGATGGCGACCTTGTATATTATGCCTTCGACCTGCTGTGGTATGATGGAAAGGACATCACAGGGCTTCCGCTATCGGAAAGGCAGGCTATCCTGAAAGATATATTGCCTGCGGATGACGACCGCATACGCCTTAGCGAGGTATTTACCAGCGGTGGCCTCGATTTTTTTGCAGCAGCGCAAAAAATGGGACTGGAAGGAATTATGGCTAAAAAGTCGGATAGCCTGTACACACCTGACAGCCGCTCGAAAGAATGGCTCAAAATAAAGGTGAACCAAAGGCAGGAAGTTGTTATTGGTGGGTTTACCAACAACGAAGGTTCGTCAAAGCTGTTCAGCTCGCTTTTGCTGGGTGTTTATAAAAACGGGAAGCTGGACTATGTTGGTAAGGTTGGCACAGGCTTTACTGTGAAAATGCAGAAGGAAATGATGGAGGCTTTCCGCCCGTTTATAACCAAGAAAAGCCCGTTTGCTTATGAACCGGATATCAACAAGCCTTCACGGTTCCGCCCCGATCCGCCGAAAGCCGTTGCCACCTGGCTGAAACCAGAACTCGTTTGCGAAGTGAGCTTTACCGAAGTGACATCGGACGGCGTTTTCAGGCATCCATCATTTGAAGGAATGCGTACCGACAAAAGAGCCTCTGAAGTCGTACTGGAAACGGCTGTAGAAACAGAAGACGTAACATCTGCAACAAAAAATGGCGATACAGCCCTTGTAAAAGCACCCGAAGCAGCCGATAAGCGTACGCTGCTCAACCCTAATGAAGAATCGCAGGTAAAGGCCATTAATGGGCATAACCTGAAATTTTCGAACCTCAGCAAAGTGTACTGGCCTGAAGAAGGCTATACCAAACGCGATATGCTGAACTATTATTACCAGGCTGCCGAGTTTATCCTGCCCTACCTGAAGGACCGCCCGCTGACATTATACCGCTTCCCGAACGGGATTCATGGGAAAAGCTTTTACCAGAAAGACGTAAAAGGCAAAGCTCCCGAATGGGCAAAAACATTTCCGTATACCACCAGCGATGGCGAGGATAAGGAATTCCTGGTAGGCAGCGACGAGTATACACTGCTGTGGATGGCATCGCTGGGGTGCATTGAAATGAATCCCTGGTTCAGCAGGGTGCAGCATCCTGACCATCCCGATTATTGTGTTATCGACCTGGATCCCGCGGACAGTACAACTTTTGAGCAGGTGGTACAGGCAGCCCTTGAAGTGAAAAAAGTGCTGGACGAAATAGGTGTCCCCGGTTTCCCGAAAACATCCGGGTCAACAGGAATACACATTTATATCCCGCTTGGCGCGAAATACACGTATGACGAATCACAGTTGTTCGGAAGGGTGGTCGTCTCCATCGTGCAAAAACGTTTATCGAGCTTCACCAGCATTGAGCGGCAGATAAAGAACCGGGAAGGCAAGATGTACCTCGACTTTTTGCAGAACCGCCCGAATGCAACGATATCCTGCCCTTATTCCCTTCGCCCAAAACCGGGAGCAACCGTATCGATGCCATTGCATTGGGAAGAAGTAAAACCGGGACTGTCTATGAAAGATTTTACCATAAAAAATGCTATTGCGCGGGCACGGGGCGAGGGCGACCTTTTTAAAGGCACGTTTGGGAAAGGTATCGACATGAAAAAAGCCCTGAGCAAAGCGCAGGGCCTTTTGGAAGCGTAG
- a CDS encoding response regulator produces the protein MSQSGAVVIVEDDMDDRIFLSQVFKEINMEREVLWFSSTSEAFEFLKTTSRYIFLIFSDIQLPAESGLEFKQKIDANPRLRRKSIPFVFYSTSASQRDVDDAYTKMTIQGFFQKLGDYDETKMLMKTVFDYWDICKHPNKQ, from the coding sequence ATGTCGCAATCAGGGGCTGTCGTTATAGTTGAGGACGATATGGATGACAGGATATTCTTAAGCCAGGTGTTTAAAGAAATAAATATGGAACGTGAAGTTTTGTGGTTCAGCAGTACGTCAGAAGCTTTTGAGTTTCTTAAAACTACGAGCCGCTACATTTTCCTTATCTTTTCGGATATTCAACTGCCTGCGGAAAGCGGACTGGAGTTCAAGCAAAAGATTGATGCCAATCCGCGACTCAGGAGAAAAAGCATTCCATTTGTGTTTTATTCTACGTCGGCCAGCCAGCGCGATGTTGACGATGCCTACACAAAAATGACCATTCAGGGGTTCTTTCAAAAACTTGGCGATTACGACGAAACAAAAATGCTGATGAAAACCGTATTCGATTACTGGGACATCTGTAAGCACCCTAATAAGCAATAG
- a CDS encoding response regulator, producing the protein MHILQIDDDEDEFIFLQLAIKGMQDIKCSYANTIWNGIELLKTGLPNIVLLDINMPDVNGLECLRQIKLTENIAKIPVFVLSSSVTERCRAEAHKLGAAGCYVKPDSVTLLKKTIFGMLQKMAAGGET; encoded by the coding sequence ATGCACATATTACAAATAGATGATGATGAAGATGAATTTATTTTTCTTCAGCTTGCGATTAAAGGCATGCAGGATATAAAATGCAGTTATGCCAATACTATTTGGAACGGCATAGAATTGCTGAAAACGGGATTACCCAATATTGTACTGCTGGATATCAATATGCCGGATGTAAATGGCCTTGAATGCCTAAGGCAAATCAAGCTTACAGAGAATATAGCAAAGATACCGGTTTTTGTGCTGTCATCGTCGGTAACTGAAAGGTGCAGGGCAGAGGCCCATAAATTGGGTGCAGCCGGATGCTATGTAAAGCCCGATTCTGTAACCTTGCTCAAAAAGACCATTTTCGGTATGCTTCAAAAGATGGCTGCCGGAGGCGAGACATAG
- a CDS encoding CheR family methyltransferase — translation MPSKKIQQPANPEFPIVGIGASAGGLDAFRRVVRNIPQETGMAYVLVQHLAPDYESLLPELIAKETSLPVYEITDEIHLAPDSIYIIPENKILTVTDGKLRLQPRENKKVPNMAIDIFLSSLAEVHKSFARGVILSGSGFDGTTGLRAIKEFGGVTFVQKPETAAFDSMPLSAIRTGAADFVLAPEEIPGKLQEIDTAYDNNRAYADNDQSGKSDDEFFRSVIKLLRLRTGNDFSHYKQPTIRRRIARRMVITKKEDPEAYLSFLKTDKKEQDALFDDILIPVSYFFRDSKIFDLLCEEAFPHILSRKDPEDSIRVWIAGCSTGEEAYSMAICLHEFLADKAPGIKVQLFASDISENVIAKARAGLYTWYDVQNVPEQRLKNYFTKSNGVYHINKEIRDMCVFAVHNFVKDPPFAKMDIISCRNVLIYLDPFLQKKALNTFHYALRGHGVLFLGKSESVGYSNNLFDPIVKGQKIFARKDTKDNRPPITYERGEAPLVSASFTNQKKKGGTEPDFLKKANEVLFSKYTPPGVIINENKEIVHFHGDTSPFLLPPPGKPNFNIYKMLREGLTFELRNALLKAKTGNDTIKKENITLKDKEYLVTLEIIPLDNDLETHYMVLFHKIMAAEGQSRSAQKKSDAERIKMLEAEIEQMREDIRRVTEDQEAANEELQSANEELLSNSEELQTLNMELETAAEELQSNNEELITVNDELMDRQEQLTVARLYSDGIIETIREPLIVLDRELRIKRANAAFYKYFQAASDEADGKVIFEVSPKHWNIEGLRTVLSTSVLERKKVEGLEVRVILPDSGERTMLLNISPITNENLEENLILLAIEDITDITRANIMLKQSNSELEENNKELASFSYMASHDLQEPLRKIHTFSKLINDDEGNRLSGDSRLYLERIMVSSRRMQRLTEDLLRYSHITSDDTSEMQDTNLDEIVKEALDDMSGKIKTCGADIDIAALPTVKAVPLLMRQLFLNLIGNSLKYCGSERVPAIRISYSRVSGGNAADTENPGDLYKITVSDNGIGFLPEQAERIFEPFHRLHSKDKFEGTGIGLAICKKIVLYHNGFITAESQPVGAAFHIYLPA, via the coding sequence ATGCCATCAAAAAAAATACAGCAGCCGGCAAATCCGGAATTCCCTATTGTGGGGATAGGTGCATCGGCCGGCGGCCTTGATGCGTTCAGGCGCGTTGTGCGCAATATTCCGCAGGAAACAGGGATGGCCTATGTGCTTGTGCAACACCTCGCGCCCGACTATGAAAGCCTTTTGCCTGAATTAATAGCGAAGGAAACCTCACTGCCTGTCTATGAGATTACCGACGAGATACACCTGGCGCCGGACAGCATTTATATTATCCCCGAAAACAAGATCCTTACCGTAACCGACGGAAAACTAAGGCTGCAGCCCCGTGAAAATAAAAAAGTGCCCAACATGGCTATTGATATTTTCCTTAGCTCGCTGGCCGAGGTACATAAAAGCTTTGCCCGTGGCGTAATCCTCTCGGGATCGGGGTTTGACGGCACGACAGGTTTAAGGGCAATAAAAGAATTTGGCGGCGTTACCTTCGTGCAAAAGCCCGAAACCGCTGCTTTCGACAGCATGCCGCTCAGTGCGATACGCACCGGGGCAGCCGACTTCGTGCTTGCTCCTGAGGAGATACCCGGCAAGCTGCAGGAAATAGACACTGCTTATGATAACAACAGGGCCTATGCCGACAATGACCAAAGCGGCAAATCTGACGATGAATTTTTCAGGAGCGTGATAAAGCTGCTGCGGCTGCGTACCGGCAATGATTTTTCGCACTACAAGCAGCCCACTATACGCAGACGCATCGCAAGGCGGATGGTTATCACTAAAAAAGAAGACCCGGAAGCCTACCTTAGCTTTTTGAAGACTGACAAGAAAGAACAGGATGCCTTGTTCGATGATATCCTGATCCCGGTAAGCTACTTTTTCCGTGATTCAAAAATATTCGACCTGCTATGTGAAGAGGCGTTCCCGCATATTCTAAGCAGGAAAGACCCGGAAGACAGTATCCGCGTATGGATAGCAGGCTGCTCTACCGGTGAGGAAGCCTATTCGATGGCAATATGCCTACACGAATTCCTTGCCGATAAAGCGCCAGGAATAAAAGTACAACTATTTGCGTCTGACATTTCTGAGAATGTGATCGCAAAGGCACGTGCGGGGCTTTACACGTGGTATGACGTGCAGAACGTACCCGAACAACGGCTGAAGAATTATTTCACCAAAAGCAACGGTGTATACCATATCAATAAGGAAATACGGGATATGTGCGTATTTGCAGTGCATAATTTTGTCAAAGATCCGCCGTTTGCAAAAATGGACATTATTTCCTGCAGGAATGTACTGATCTACCTGGATCCGTTCCTGCAAAAGAAAGCCCTTAATACATTCCATTATGCGCTGAGGGGCCACGGTGTGCTGTTCCTTGGTAAGTCGGAAAGCGTGGGCTATTCCAACAACCTTTTCGACCCTATAGTAAAGGGACAGAAGATCTTTGCCAGGAAGGATACCAAAGACAACCGCCCCCCAATCACTTATGAACGGGGCGAAGCGCCATTGGTATCGGCTTCGTTTACAAACCAGAAGAAAAAAGGCGGAACAGAGCCCGACTTCCTGAAAAAGGCCAACGAGGTGCTGTTTTCCAAATACACCCCGCCGGGAGTCATTATCAATGAGAATAAGGAAATTGTACATTTCCATGGTGATACCAGCCCGTTCCTGCTGCCGCCACCCGGAAAGCCCAATTTCAATATCTATAAAATGCTTCGTGAAGGCCTTACTTTCGAACTTCGCAATGCGCTGTTAAAAGCCAAGACCGGTAATGACACGATCAAAAAGGAAAATATTACGCTTAAAGACAAAGAGTACCTGGTAACCCTTGAGATCATCCCGCTGGATAATGACCTCGAAACGCATTATATGGTACTTTTCCATAAGATCATGGCGGCGGAAGGGCAATCGCGCAGCGCCCAGAAAAAATCGGATGCCGAACGCATAAAGATGCTTGAGGCAGAAATAGAGCAGATGCGGGAAGATATCCGACGCGTAACCGAAGACCAGGAAGCCGCCAACGAAGAGCTGCAAAGCGCCAATGAGGAATTGCTAAGCAACAGTGAAGAGCTGCAAACCCTTAATATGGAACTGGAAACAGCTGCCGAAGAACTGCAGTCTAATAACGAGGAGCTTATCACGGTAAACGACGAGCTTATGGACAGGCAGGAGCAGCTTACCGTGGCAAGATTGTATTCAGACGGTATCATAGAGACGATCCGGGAACCACTTATCGTGCTCGACCGCGAACTGCGTATTAAGCGGGCGAATGCTGCCTTTTATAAATATTTCCAGGCCGCCTCGGATGAAGCTGATGGAAAAGTGATCTTTGAGGTTAGCCCTAAGCATTGGAATATAGAAGGCTTACGTACCGTGCTTTCCACCTCTGTGCTGGAAAGGAAAAAAGTGGAAGGACTGGAAGTACGCGTCATATTGCCAGATAGTGGCGAAAGGACCATGCTGCTTAACATAAGTCCCATAACCAACGAGAACCTTGAGGAGAACCTTATCCTGCTGGCAATTGAAGATATTACCGACATTACCAGGGCAAACATTATGCTGAAGCAAAGCAACAGCGAACTGGAAGAGAACAATAAGGAACTTGCCTCCTTTAGCTATATGGCCAGCCACGACCTGCAGGAACCTTTGCGCAAGATACACACCTTCAGCAAGCTTATTAATGACGACGAGGGCAACAGGCTGTCGGGCGACTCCAGGCTGTATCTTGAGCGCATCATGGTTTCTTCGCGAAGGATGCAGCGGCTTACCGAAGACCTGCTGCGTTATTCGCATATTACATCTGATGACACCAGCGAAATGCAGGATACGAACCTGGATGAGATTGTAAAGGAAGCGCTCGATGATATGTCAGGCAAAATAAAAACATGCGGGGCTGACATAGATATTGCTGCACTCCCCACAGTAAAAGCCGTTCCGCTGCTTATGCGGCAATTATTCCTGAACCTTATAGGCAATTCGTTGAAATACTGCGGCAGCGAAAGGGTTCCCGCGATACGCATATCCTACAGCAGGGTTTCCGGCGGAAATGCCGCAGACACCGAAAATCCCGGCGACCTATACAAAATTACCGTGAGCGATAACGGCATAGGTTTCCTCCCGGAGCAGGCCGAACGCATTTTTGAGCCGTTTCACCGCCTGCACAGCAAGGACAAATTTGAAGGCACAGGAATCGGGCTTGCCATCTGCAAAAAGATAGTGTTGTACCACAACGGATTTATAACTGCCGAAAGCCAGCCGGTAGGCGCAGCATTTCATATATACCTTCCTGCTTAA